A single genomic interval of Zobellia nedashkovskayae harbors:
- a CDS encoding glycoside hydrolase family 2 protein: MKLYRLMLCALLFTAIAWGQHTTLPEGFTKTDRSKLNINQGWKFHLGDPDADFFKLDTDDSNWETVTVPHGLELTTMDLNGVQDDKYQDTFMRKVGWYRKEIQVSENTNNKVFLEFEGVHQVTDVWVNGKHIGQHAVGGYTPFHFDITDFVNRGEKNLVTVLADNRKRDDIPPDPGPMDYIKFAGLYRDVYLVETNPLHITFNWEAENAGQYITTPTVDPVNLNATINIKTTVRNENIQSKKTTVLSRVIDAKGLVVLKLKQTKTIPAGADVLFNLIGSIEDNLKLWSIDEPNLYRVHTLVLEDDKAVDQVEVKTGFRKIEMNNHDGIVLNGKPIKLIGTNLHQHYGFIGDAMPNSLHYKDILQLKKLGMNVIRTAHYPHDNSLLEACDELGMLVYEEAPTWMSIGNEAWFDNFEKAARTMVRNHRNHTSVFVWGAGINHRGYVPRAHNVIKQEDPFRYTASQSSRWTGWQTSGLTDIYGQMVYGPYYWSGDEPMLAMEGRRGPEAINEYMNSPMKLGLISWTAHAYYTFHPTDTPKDRSRGGFMTAFRYPRPEENLAWYPAELTDYPYLHINTDWKEGTKEVVVFSNSEKVELKVNGKTIAAQHPSKADKYKYLKHAPFVFSIPQYEKGKLTANGLLDGKVVVSQTTQTPEAAYKIILEPDTEGREFVADGSDILVIYAKVLDRNGTLLGDTNTAIEFAIKGDAEIIGDKEGIGSNPMPTQYGVAPVLIRAGNSPSEITITAKAKGLKSASATIATVKANFDVIAANAKPIYDFETLRVDLGGDEQLVQFDWTPWNGKDNAASTKQFEELGGFSATVQSNGDASSTRWLGEINVIGKYGFAHGEGVLGVSKEGLTLEFSGLKKGKYKLNTVHHAPRTNTDSMDPNQEKMATYKIYRIPYAKEIGVTIIDANGSFTLSNITVTEGETMQTTPFKPTEIYFESDGENKIRFIFKGSDEKAVWLNSFILSEWH, encoded by the coding sequence ATGAAGCTTTACAGATTAATGCTCTGTGCACTATTGTTTACGGCAATAGCTTGGGGGCAACATACAACTTTACCAGAAGGGTTTACAAAAACGGACCGTTCCAAACTAAATATCAACCAAGGATGGAAATTCCATTTGGGTGATCCAGATGCCGATTTTTTTAAATTGGATACGGATGATTCCAATTGGGAAACAGTTACTGTGCCTCACGGATTGGAACTTACTACTATGGACCTCAACGGGGTTCAAGATGATAAGTACCAAGATACATTTATGCGTAAAGTAGGCTGGTATCGTAAAGAAATTCAGGTTTCAGAAAACACGAACAACAAGGTATTTCTTGAGTTTGAAGGTGTTCATCAGGTAACGGATGTTTGGGTAAACGGTAAGCATATTGGCCAGCATGCTGTTGGAGGCTATACTCCTTTCCACTTTGATATTACGGATTTTGTAAATCGAGGTGAAAAGAACCTTGTAACGGTTTTAGCCGATAACAGAAAACGAGATGATATTCCACCAGACCCTGGTCCAATGGACTATATTAAGTTCGCTGGCCTGTATCGCGATGTGTATTTAGTAGAAACTAATCCACTACACATAACTTTTAATTGGGAAGCTGAAAATGCAGGTCAATACATTACTACGCCAACCGTAGATCCAGTTAATCTTAATGCTACTATCAACATTAAAACTACGGTTCGTAATGAAAATATTCAATCTAAAAAGACTACCGTTTTAAGCAGAGTAATAGATGCTAAAGGTTTAGTCGTATTAAAACTAAAGCAGACCAAAACTATTCCAGCAGGAGCCGATGTTCTTTTTAACCTCATTGGCAGTATAGAAGATAATCTAAAACTTTGGTCTATAGATGAACCTAACCTCTACCGAGTACATACGTTAGTTCTAGAGGATGATAAGGCTGTGGACCAAGTAGAAGTTAAAACGGGATTCAGGAAAATTGAAATGAACAACCATGACGGCATAGTCCTGAACGGAAAACCCATAAAACTCATTGGCACCAATTTGCACCAACACTACGGTTTTATAGGTGATGCCATGCCCAATTCTTTGCATTATAAAGATATTCTGCAATTAAAAAAACTGGGAATGAATGTTATCCGAACGGCACATTACCCACATGACAATTCTTTGCTAGAAGCCTGTGACGAACTGGGTATGCTGGTATATGAAGAGGCCCCAACATGGATGTCCATCGGTAATGAGGCTTGGTTCGATAATTTCGAAAAAGCAGCAAGAACTATGGTCAGAAACCATAGAAACCACACTTCCGTTTTTGTCTGGGGAGCTGGTATCAATCACAGGGGTTATGTTCCAAGGGCTCACAATGTAATTAAACAAGAAGACCCGTTTAGATATACCGCTTCGCAAAGTAGCCGTTGGACGGGTTGGCAAACCTCTGGTTTAACAGATATTTATGGGCAAATGGTATATGGACCCTATTATTGGAGTGGAGATGAACCCATGCTAGCAATGGAAGGGCGTCGTGGTCCTGAGGCTATTAATGAATATATGAACAGTCCCATGAAATTGGGTCTCATATCATGGACCGCACATGCCTATTATACTTTTCATCCTACCGACACGCCAAAAGATAGAAGTCGAGGCGGTTTTATGACCGCTTTCCGCTACCCGCGTCCCGAAGAAAATCTGGCCTGGTATCCCGCCGAACTAACCGATTATCCTTATCTCCATATTAATACCGATTGGAAAGAAGGTACTAAAGAAGTGGTCGTGTTCAGCAATTCTGAGAAAGTGGAATTAAAAGTGAACGGTAAGACCATTGCAGCACAACACCCTTCAAAAGCAGATAAATACAAATATTTAAAACATGCGCCGTTCGTATTTTCTATCCCACAATATGAAAAAGGAAAACTTACTGCCAACGGCTTGCTTGACGGTAAAGTTGTTGTTTCTCAAACTACGCAAACACCGGAAGCCGCTTATAAAATAATTCTTGAACCTGATACCGAAGGCCGAGAATTTGTTGCCGATGGTTCTGATATTCTTGTGATTTATGCAAAGGTGCTAGATAGAAACGGCACACTACTGGGTGATACTAACACAGCTATAGAATTCGCTATAAAGGGCGATGCAGAAATTATTGGCGATAAGGAAGGTATTGGTTCCAATCCTATGCCAACACAATATGGTGTTGCCCCAGTATTGATTCGCGCAGGTAATTCTCCCAGTGAGATTACGATTACAGCTAAAGCAAAAGGTCTGAAATCCGCCTCCGCAACGATTGCAACCGTAAAAGCTAATTTTGATGTGATAGCTGCAAACGCAAAGCCAATCTATGATTTTGAAACGCTTCGGGTAGATTTAGGAGGAGATGAACAATTAGTTCAGTTTGATTGGACTCCTTGGAATGGTAAAGACAATGCTGCCTCTACAAAGCAATTTGAAGAGCTTGGTGGTTTCTCCGCTACCGTTCAAAGTAATGGTGATGCTAGCTCAACCCGTTGGTTAGGTGAAATAAATGTTATTGGCAAATATGGTTTCGCTCATGGCGAAGGGGTTCTGGGTGTGTCAAAAGAAGGACTGACCTTAGAATTTTCAGGATTGAAAAAGGGAAAATATAAGTTGAATACGGTTCATCATGCACCAAGAACCAATACAGATAGTATGGACCCTAATCAAGAAAAAATGGCTACTTATAAAATCTATAGGATTCCATATGCCAAAGAAATTGGTGTTACTATTATTGATGCAAATGGTTCCTTTACCCTATCGAACATAACAGTAACCGAAGGGGAAACTATGCAGACTACACCTTTTAAACCCACCGAAATTTATTTTGAGTCGGATGGGGAAAATAAAATTCGATTTATCTTTAAAGGCTCGGATGAAAAAGCAGTTTGGCTCAATAGTTTTATTCTGAGTGAATGGCATTAA